CGGAGTAAAGGATCGTCAACAAGGGCGTTCTAGTGCGTTGTAGATTCTTATCCAAGACTTGTATCATTTGATGATGCCATGTGAATCGCTAGAAACATGTAAAGTGTATAGCTAACCCAATAACGAAAGTTTCGTAAGGGGACTGGAGCAGGCTACCGTGAGACAAAAGATCTTCTTTCTAAAGAGATTCGATTCGGAACTATTATATGTCCAAGGTCCAATATTGGAATAATTTCAGAGGTTTTCCTTGACTTTGTCGGTGTCAACAAACAATTCGAAATGCCTCGACTTTTTTAGAACAAGTCCGAGTCAAATAGCAATGATTCGAAGCACTTCTTTTTACACTATTTCGGAAACCCAAGGACTCAATCGTATGGATATGTAAAATACAGGATTTCCAATCCTAGCAGGAAAAGGAGGGAAACGGATACTCAATTTAAAGTGAGTAAACAGAATTCCATACTCTATCTCATAGATACATATATAATTCTGTGGAAAGCCGTATTCGATGAAAGTCGTATGTACGGCTTGGAGGGAGGTCTTTCATATCTTTCGAGATCCACCCTACAATATGGGGTCAAAAAGCCAAAATAAATGATTTTATTAGCCCTTATAAAAGGAAAACTGATTCTTGAGAACCCCTTGCACGCTCATGTCACGTCGAGGTACTGCAGAAGAAAAAACTGCAAAATCCGATCCAATTTATCGTAATCGATTAGTTAACATGTTGGTTAACCGTATTCTGAAACACGGAAAAAAATCATTGGCTTATCAAATTATCTATCGAGCCATGAAAAAGATTCAACAAAAGACAGAAACAAATCCACTATCTGTTTTACGTCAAGCAATACGTGGAGTAACTCCCGATATAGCAGTAAAAGCAAGACGTGTAGGCGGATCGACTCAGCAAGTTCCCATTGAAATAGGATCCACACAAGGAAAAGCACTTGCCATTCGTTGGTTATTAGGGGCATCCCGAAAACGTCCGGGTCGAAATATGGCTTTCAAATTAAGTTCCGAATTAGTGGATGCTGCCAAAGGGAGTGGTGATGCCATACGCAAAAAGGAAGAGACTCATAGAATGGCAGAGGCAAATAGAGCTTTTGCACATTTTCGTTAATCCATGAACAGGATCTATATAGACACGTAGACTTATAGAGCCATACATCTCGATCGGAAAAGAATCAATAGAAAAAGAAAGAATCGGAATTGATCGCTATATTTCTCGAAACAAAGGAAAAGGAAGCGAAAGATGAAACATAAATCATGGATCAATTAAGCCCTCTCGGGGACTTGCTTAAGAATAAGAAAGAGGTAAATACCATGAAATAAGGTTTGATCCGGGATTCCGTAAATATTCCATTCCAAAAAAAAAAGAGAAAGTTCGAAACAATTGGGATTTTTTTGGAGATTGGGTGCAGTTACTAATTCATGATCTGGCATGTACAGAATGAAAACTTCATTCTCGATTCTACGAGAATTTTTATGAAAGCCTTTCATTTGCTTCTCTTCGATGGAAGTTTTATTTTCCCAGAATGTATCCTAATTTTTGGCCTAATTCTTCTTCTGATGATCGATTCAACCTCTGATCAAAAAGATATACCTTGGTTATATTTCATCTCTTCAACAAGTTTAGTAATGAGTATAACGGCCCTATTGTTCCGATGGAGAGAAGAACCTATGATTAGCTTTTCGGGAAATTTCCAAACGAACAATTTCAACGAAATCTTTCAATTTCTTATTTTACTATGTTCAACTCTATGTATTCCTCTATCCGTAGAGTACATTGAATGTACAGAAATGGCTATAACAGAGTTTCTCTTATTCGTATTAACAGCTACTCTAGGAGGAATGTTTTTATGCGGTGCTAACGATTTAATAACTATCTTTGTAGCTCCAGAATGTTTCAGTTTATGCTCCTACCTATTATCTGGATATACCAAGAAAGATGTACGGTCTAATGAGGCTACTACGAAATATTTACTCATGGGTGGGGCAAGCTCTTCTATTCTGGTTCATGCTTTCTCTTGGCTATATGGTTCGTCCGGGGGAGAGATCGAGCTTCAAGAAATAGTGAATGGCCTTATCAATACACAAATGTATAACTCCCCAGGAATTTCAATTGCGCTTATATTCATCACTGTAGGAATTGGGTTCAAGCTTTCCCTAGCCCCTTCTCATCAATGGACTCCTGACGTATACGAAGGAGTGCGGTTCGTTCGAAAAATTCCTACCTCTCTACCTATCTCTGAGATGCTTGGATTTTTCAAAACTCCATGGACATGCAGAAGAGAAATGCTATCCCCACTCGGACCAAGACATAACTTTTACTTGTTCAAATAACAATTAAGGTGAAGCAGGGTCAGGAACAACGAATCTCTTTATGATAAACAGATTCATTTTGCAAGTTCGTTATTACGGGTAGCTCCTACAAAAGATCGGACTAATGACGTATACAATACTTAAATTCTCGATGTAGATGCTACATAGTTGGTTCTCATCCTTCAGAGACTACGAGTGTAATAGGAGCATCCGTCGACAAAAGGATCACCCTAAGATGATCATCTCATGGCTATTGAGAACGAATCAAATCAGATGGTTCTATTTCTCAATCTTTCTGACTTGCTCCTACGGAACCAAGAGGTCGAAAAGATTGAGAAAAATCGGTCATTCACAACCACTGATGAAGGATTCCTCGAAAAGTTAAGGATTAGTAATCCTTTTTAGAAATCGAATGGATTCGGTCTTATACATACGCGAGGAAAGTAATCAAAAAAGAAAGAAGAACTCATCTTCTTTCTTTTATCACTTAGGAGCCGTGCGAGATGAAAATCTCATGCACGGTTTTGAATGAGAGAAAGAAGTGAGGAATCCTCTTTTCGACTCTGACTCTCCCACTCCAGTCGTTGCTTTTCTTTCTGTTACTTCGAAAGTAGCTGCTTCAGCTTCAGCCACTCGAATTTTCGATATTCCTTTTTATTTCTCATCAAACGAATGGCATCTTCTTCTGGAAATCCTAGCTATTCTGAGCATGATAGTGGGGAATCTCATTGCTATTACTCAAACAAGCATGAAACGTATGCTTGCATATTCGTCCATAGGTCAAATCGGATATGTAATTATTGGAATAATTGTTGGAGACTCAAATGGTGGATATGCAAGCATGATAACTTATATGCTCTTCTATATCTCCATGAATCTAGGAACTTTTGCTTGTATTGTATTATTTGGTCTACGTACCGGAACTGATAACATTCGAGATTATGCAGGATTATACACGAAAGATCCTTTTTTGGCTCTCTCTTTAGCCCTATGTCTCTTATCCCTAGGAGGTCTTCCTCCACTAGCAGGTTTTTTCGGAAAACTCCATTTATTCTGGTGTGGATGGCAGGCAGGCCTATATTTCTTGGTTTTAATAGGACTCCTTACGAGCGTTGTTTCTATCTACTATTATCTAAAAATAATCAAGTTATTAATGACTGGACGAAACCAAGAAATAACCCCTCACGTGCGAAATTATAGAAGATCCCCTTTAAGATCAAACAATTCCATCGAATTGAGTATGATTGTATGTGTGATAGCATCTACTATACCAGGAATATCAATGAACCCGATTGTTGAAATTGCTCAAGATACCCTTTTTTAGCTTCTAGAATCTATTTCTTAGTTCAAGATCCCTCTTACTAACTGGAATCAAAGAATTAGTAGATCTGTTCCGCCCAAAATGGGAATGGGTTAGGGTTATGAACTTATAATCTATAATCTGATAATCGAGTCGATTCCATGATTATAAGTTCATTCCATACCGGACCAGACCGGAATAGGCTTATATACATTCTCATTATGAGAAAGAAGGGGTTATTCGAGCGTATCTAAATAGATACTATGTTTACATATGGATCTCTCCGTCGTTACATTCCATTTAGGATTAGGAATAGGCGTAATCGGACCCGTTTTTTACATATATATATCTCCTTATTTGGGACCCTATTCTATTCACCTCTTTGGGCTTCTATTGAATCGAGAAATGGGTTTGATTGTCCATTTTTTTGATATAATATATAATTTGATATAATATATAAGTATAATTTGATATAATATATAAGGCATCTTCCGGATAATTCAAATCGAAGCAATTGGATGTCCGACTCGGGCCTATATGACATGACCGATCAATAGAAATACTCCAACACCCCACCTTTGTCATATATTCCATACATCACACTAGATAGATATCATATTCATGGAATACGATTCACTTTCAAGAT
The sequence above is a segment of the Hevea brasiliensis chloroplast, complete genome genome. Coding sequences within it:
- the rps7 gene encoding ribosomal protein S7, with translation MSRRGTAEEKTAKSDPIYRNRLVNMLVNRILKHGKKSLAYQIIYRAMKKIQQKTETNPLSVLRQAIRGVTPDIAVKARRVGGSTQQVPIEIGSTQGKALAIRWLLGASRKRPGRNMAFKLSSELVDAAKGSGDAIRKKEETHRMAEANRAFAHFR
- the ndhB gene encoding NADH dehydrogenase subunit 2, whose translation is MIWHVQNENFILDSTRIFMKAFHLLLFDGSFIFPECILIFGLILLLMIDSTSDQKDIPWLYFISSTSLVMSITALLFRWREEPMISFSGNFQTNNFNEIFQFLILLCSTLCIPLSVEYIECTEMAITEFLLFVLTATLGGMFLCGANDLITIFVAPECFSLCSYLLSGYTKKDVRSNEATTKYLLMGGASSSILVHAFSWLYGSSGGEIELQEIVNGLINTQMYNSPGISIALIFITVGIGFKLSLAPSHQWTPDVYEGSPTPVVAFLSVTSKVAASASATRIFDIPFYFSSNEWHLLLEILAILSMIVGNLIAITQTSMKRMLAYSSIGQIGYVIIGIIVGDSNGGYASMITYMLFYISMNLGTFACIVLFGLRTGTDNIRDYAGLYTKDPFLALSLALCLLSLGGLPPLAGFFGKLHLFWCGWQAGLYFLVLIGLLTSVVSIYYYLKIIKLLMTGRNQEITPHVRNYRRSPLRSNNSIELSMIVCVIASTIPGISMNPIVEIAQDTLF